The Xiphophorus maculatus strain JP 163 A chromosome 21, X_maculatus-5.0-male, whole genome shotgun sequence genome window below encodes:
- the LOC102230557 gene encoding mediator of RNA polymerase II transcription subunit 1-like encodes MKKNTSISNLHCKFAEKSWNHTFQLVRRYMEKSRDESKPCEPLVRSLERLQEELQAPTMNNMKCRLEMIAKQQGMGFHFTESTCYLTADFFYLEVLLLPSGEVQEVKVALQGEHPAPSRSLLHLLRSNNFSDFSMRLGELFAQYNIPGDNKTKSKMLKSLQCLWKDLQQISDMPNEPKCFEAQMGLINNGRVGFLMAEKQDYPPSLYFYSSPNDCLKNSELSFEELQEFKPAVQAARATIGVSDLTRKLQMTSLISEAPQLDTQSCPAVAAFSEVSNEMLPTCFLLRLKTPIPVLFHIVERVGQITGVTIPDCDLQWAPLPKLLMKASASAKSPSEPLDGQEIFTVVFPEGGMHTYVLPDSSWDIPTQRATLLASVPFTQPAHVSAVLELLRHQCAFNTLLRSCLTQSASPASVCDLHFEVRPEYTTSISVTFRQPHIDRLAVLLVNIPNARQITCQLFGGGLYDLSTAILDEYISIVLTRCMSIPVAVRALYIRLEKTTSCPITAVAENDRLSPVMDTDGQSPAASQSTAMPEHDGVPGSVCGAVSVSKSELHPEMSASMPDDLHPFVPVAPMANCQS; translated from the exons GAGAAATCCAGGGATGAATCCAAACCTTGTGAGCCGCTTGTGAGATCTTTGGAGAGACTCCAGGAAGAGCTTCAGG cACCAACTATGAACAACATGAAATGCAGACTGGAAATGATCGCCAAACAACAAGG gATGGGTTTTCACTTTACTGAGTCCACCTGCTACCTGACAGCTGACTTTTTCTACCTGGAAGTGTTGCTGCTGCCGTCTGGTGAGGTGCAGGAGGTAAAGGTGGCTCTACAGGGAGAACACCCCGCT CCCAGCAGGTCCCTTTTGCATCTTCTTAG GTCCAataacttttctgatttttccaTGAGGCTGGGAGAACTGTTTGCTCAGTACAACATTCCTGGAGACAA taaaacaaaatcaaaaatgttgaaatccCTACAATGCCTCTGGAAAGACCTTCAGCAAATATCAGATATGCCAAA tgAACCAAAGTGCTTTGAAGCCCAAATGGGCTTAATAAACAATGGCAGGGTTGGCTTTttaatggcagaaaaacaag attatcCTCCATCTCTTTACTTCTATAGCTCACCAAATGATTGCCTGAAGAACTCGGAGTTGT CATTTGAGGAATTGCAGGAGTTCAAACCAGCTGTCCAGGCAGCCCGAGCTACAATCGGAGTCAGCGACTTGACTCGCAAGCTTCAGATGACATCTCTAATCTCAGAGGCTCCTCAGCTGGACACTCAGAg TTGTCCTGCAGTCGCTGCTTTCAGTGAGGTTTCGAATGAGATGCTTCCCACGTGTTTCCTGCTCAGACTGAAGACACCAATACCTGTGCTTTTTCATATTGTGGAGAGAGTTGGACAAATCACAG GCGTGACTATACCAGATTGTGACCTCCAGTGGGCACCATTACCCAAGCTTCTGATGAAAGCTTCTGCAAGTGCAAAAAGCCCCTCAGAGCCATTAGATGGACAGGAGATCTTTACAGTG GTTTTTCCTGAGGGTGGGATGCACACTTATGTTCTCCCTGATTCTTCGTGGGAtattcccacacaaagagcaacTTTGCTGGCCAGCGTTCCTTTCACCCAGCCGGCTCACGTCTCAGCCGTGCTGGAGCTGCTGCGTCACCAGTGTGCCTTTAACACCCTGCTGAGGAGCTGCTTGACTCAGAGTGCCAGTCCAG CTTCAGTTTGTGACCTGCACTTTGAGGTCCGCCCAGAGTACACTACCAGCATTTCCGTGACCTTCCGTCAACCCCACATTGACCGTCTTGCTGTCt TGCTGGTCAACATACCTAATGCCCGTCAGATCACCTGCCAGTTGTTTGGAGGAGGACTTTATGATTTATCTACTGCCATACTGGACGAATACATCTCCATAGTTCTGACTAG aTGCATGTCCATTCCTGTGGCCGTGAGGGCATTATACATCAGGCTGGAGAAAACCACCAGCTGCCCCATCACCGCAGTAGCTGAAAATGACCGTCTGAGTCCTGTGATGGACACCGATGGCCAGTCGCCTGCAGCCTCCCAAAGCACGGCCATGCCAGAGCATGACGGTGTTCCTGGTTCAGTTTGCGGTGCCGTATCTGTCTCTAAATCTGAGCTTCATCCTGAAATGAGCGCCAGCATGCCTGACGACCTTCACCCATTCGTTCCTGTGGCTCCAATGGCAAACTGTCAGAGCTGA